A genomic stretch from Pseudomonas sp. MUP55 includes:
- a CDS encoding DUF637 domain-containing protein, which produces MDVRHFAFLARQPSATLKRRDAFFGLPKRGLALILANALFWQPLLAQADGIVVSAPGTSVGAAGNGVPVVNIATPNGAGLSHNQFQQYNVGPNGVILNNATGAVVNTQLGGYIVGNPNLKGGAASVILNEVNGGSASQLRGYTEVAGQSAKVIVANPYGITCSGCGFINTPNVTLTTGKPIIDPTGQLKSYQVDGGAVTIDGEGLNASNVDRFDIITRSAKINAQINARELNVIAGRNDVDAQTLNTTPRADDGSAKPELAIDSSALGGMYAGAIKLVGTEAGVGVKLDGTLAASGGDIQLDANGRLSMAQAAATGNVKVTAQNVDLNDKVYANGNVQVTSAQDLVNRKSIAAGQRIELNAANVSNPGIIEAGVAADNSRNTTGDLVVNAQTVTTTGNLLASRALAITAAQALTNQDAIIQAKSVDVTSAKLTNQGAKARLFGEQSLAITSPAIVNLGGLIRFGEGQAATLNSASLDNRQGRIEMAGGSLVVTSANLNNSGGQVVANDLTVNAGNLNNQNGVLVGKTATVNASDLDNSLKGLIQADGGALNLNVTNAFNNNQGFAQASTDLNVNAGSLSNNAAGVLSADTGKLTLTAAQQLNNAQGRLQAGQGDIELHAAQLNNQGGVIVGKQLLLDVTGGDIDNRAGRVLGDQLDVRASGLDNRSAGLLAGGAQGVSLLLKGPGQLLNAQGRIQSEGLLQLQGERFDNSAGILLGQTVDVTAQTFNNSNKGALVSDGGDVVLKVSDLLTNVGGQIDAGERSVLVKQLTTLNNDGGTLRGKRVDIAAQHLNNDNGQLLAGAEGVSYSGQDLSNRKGLILSGGAPTVLTTGSLQNQDGTVQGDSLNITAASVDNSNGGLLASLVGDLQLTVQALANRGGKLFGKEQLALSGATLDNSAGGQISGNQLTLTSRDTLTNQGGLIEANQGLTLTGGNLDNSANGQLRALGGASSSLNLSGQVNNQNGTLEFGSQAFSLDAASLNNQSGMLQHAGTGLFHLNTAGLSGSQGNIQGMGSADWAFGKVDGLGRVQLNEVLTYKSDQALALKAGDRMASAKGLILNVASLDNGGELLSDGDISITTGDINNSGRVSALQTLTVAANNLNQNGGRLAATNARLSLNGTLANLGFLTARQQLDIAAAQIDNRGTLGAQGAVNLTAVNGITNAADSLLFSGGDMTLRSNGFSNSYGDVYSKGDLSFAARDGGRAVLFSNRSGTVESEGSIGINAGFIENAKDEFELGQTLTTGSLYWVCSQHCGEKDDWERGEITIYETYLEAATKDSVSARLVAGKNMLLQGDNVQNRYSLMAANGDLSITAGDLLNQGAATRTGQRKIVVNTPGHVPDDLFERMRYVDVPAFNAATAAGNFDKARFEELKNRSPNSWPFVHSSDVTTWTDNGGPGYDATLQAGGTVNLNVARTLQNGTLHNNTLAQLTGTLGDDQTGIPVGGININLSKHANDPSAQAPGSVLPVVGVAPGGGFVPVDYTGTAFAPVDPTTSPTFQLPKGEYGLFVKNADPTSHYLIETNPEFTSVSGFFSSDYMLGKLGFNSDNAWRRLGDGQYETRLIRDAVLAQTGQRFLAGGLYSDADQFRYLMDNALASKDALRLSLGVSLTGQQVGALTHDIVWMENRVIDGQTVLVPVLYLAQADSRNVRGNSLIQGRDLNLVTGGDLINVGTLRASNNLSAVSRGSIYTGGLVEAGNNLNLLAQDSIRNAMAGEIRGKQVSLTALKGDVINDNTAIQVRDGAGMRTLTDNSAGTIVARENLAIDAGRDLTNRGALTAGNDANLTAGRDLNLIAASDTSVKHETREGGEKSSITTDVKNLAASVTAGGSINMQAGQDVNIIGSNATAGKDLTIAAGRDLNVASVSDMHNVEGKEKHGKKRIKTSDDQTTQVASVLTAGGDFVSQAGRDTTIVASRISAGNEAYLYSGDKLSLLAAQNSTYSLYDMKEKGGWGAKKTKRDEVTHVTNVGTEIKTGGDLSLVSGGDQLYQRAKLESGKDLAITSGGAVTFEAVKDLHQESHEKSKGDLAWTSAKGKGNTDETLRQSELVAQGELAIKAVDGLKIDVRQVNQNTVSQTIDAMVQADPSLAWIKQMEQRGDVDWREVKELHDSFKYSNSGLGAGAQIVIAIIVTYFTMGAASGAIAAAGTGTSMAGATAAATAGSAAGWANAAGSVVLAGMASNGAISTINNRGNLGAVFKDVTSSDAMRGYVVSGITAGLTAGFYDDWTSTQTGTTTALPNSGAVTSASPLSTWQGVGQFTANQVLQNGTSAILTKALGGEASLGDALQSSLANAFAAYGFNMIGDVSKNRFADGGITKIGLHALMGGLAAEAAGGDFRTGALAAGVNEALVDSLAKQYASMPEDKRKSLLVMSSQLIGVLAASVDSDADGESLQTGAWVAGSSTQYNYLNHEENQERWAAKKKCQGGDSAACGRADALDALDKNRDLALTTACGANGAGATCRSLRREASEAARSLVVARFGPEAKEQAKQIEQNKELAAYSIEAELRSIKQVDSPIALAQTERLAKQLAEFGSDFIPVYGDAKGFYEAEDPFDYAMASIGLIPGAGDAAQKVLGKAKKLYLEGKVAESADLVEELAKSLPSGAGPKNPLLDDSLPRSGDRLVVNQGPVPTCGHNSCGMVLDTMGHKVDIGNLIEKLPPGKDGIFPQDVANLMKSEGVNTAVYASRNVADLARYTANGTPVIVQVVDKAAGTGFSHFVVVDGITTRNGVSVVAVRDPHGKQYFSPATTFEKNFSGYVVVPKDALK; this is translated from the coding sequence CGACGGCATCGTGGTCAGCGCGCCGGGCACCTCCGTGGGTGCGGCGGGCAATGGCGTACCGGTGGTGAACATCGCTACGCCCAATGGCGCGGGCTTGTCCCATAACCAGTTCCAGCAGTACAACGTCGGCCCCAACGGCGTGATCCTCAACAACGCCACCGGCGCGGTGGTGAACACCCAGTTGGGCGGCTATATCGTCGGCAACCCCAACCTCAAGGGCGGCGCGGCCAGCGTCATCCTCAACGAAGTCAACGGCGGCAGCGCCAGCCAGTTGCGCGGTTATACCGAAGTGGCGGGGCAGTCGGCCAAGGTCATCGTGGCTAACCCCTATGGGATTACCTGCAGCGGTTGCGGCTTTATCAACACGCCGAACGTCACCCTCACCACCGGCAAGCCCATCATCGACCCGACCGGCCAGCTGAAAAGCTACCAGGTCGATGGCGGCGCCGTGACCATCGACGGCGAAGGCCTGAACGCCAGTAACGTCGACCGTTTCGACATCATCACCCGCTCGGCCAAGATCAACGCGCAGATCAATGCCCGCGAACTCAACGTGATCGCCGGGCGCAACGACGTCGATGCGCAAACACTGAACACCACGCCACGCGCTGACGACGGCAGCGCCAAGCCCGAGCTGGCGATTGACTCGTCGGCGCTGGGCGGCATGTACGCTGGCGCGATCAAACTGGTGGGCACCGAAGCCGGCGTGGGCGTGAAGCTCGACGGCACCTTGGCGGCGAGTGGTGGGGATATCCAGCTCGATGCCAATGGGCGCTTGAGCATGGCGCAGGCGGCGGCCACCGGGAACGTCAAGGTCACCGCGCAGAATGTCGACCTCAACGACAAGGTCTACGCCAACGGCAACGTGCAGGTCACCAGCGCTCAAGACCTGGTCAACCGCAAAAGCATCGCCGCCGGCCAGCGCATCGAGCTCAACGCGGCCAACGTGAGCAACCCCGGCATCATCGAAGCCGGCGTCGCCGCCGACAACAGCCGCAACACCACCGGCGATCTGGTGGTCAACGCGCAGACCGTCACCACTACCGGCAACCTGCTGGCCAGCCGCGCCCTGGCGATCACCGCCGCGCAGGCGCTGACCAACCAGGACGCGATCATCCAGGCCAAGAGCGTAGACGTTACCAGCGCCAAGCTGACCAACCAGGGGGCCAAGGCACGCCTGTTCGGCGAGCAGAGCCTGGCGATCACCTCGCCGGCCATCGTCAACCTCGGCGGCTTGATTCGCTTCGGCGAAGGCCAGGCCGCCACGCTCAACAGCGCCTCTCTGGATAACCGCCAGGGCCGTATCGAAATGGCCGGTGGCAGCCTGGTCGTCACCAGCGCCAACCTCAACAACAGCGGCGGGCAAGTCGTCGCCAACGACCTCACCGTCAACGCCGGCAACCTGAACAACCAGAACGGCGTGCTGGTGGGCAAAACCGCCACCGTCAATGCCAGCGACCTCGACAACAGCCTCAAGGGCCTGATCCAGGCGGACGGCGGCGCGCTCAACCTCAACGTCACCAACGCCTTCAACAACAACCAGGGTTTCGCCCAGGCCAGTACCGACCTCAACGTGAACGCGGGCAGCCTCAGCAACAACGCAGCCGGCGTGCTCAGCGCCGACACCGGCAAGCTGACCCTCACCGCCGCGCAACAGCTCAACAACGCCCAGGGCCGCCTGCAGGCCGGGCAGGGCGATATCGAACTGCACGCCGCCCAGCTGAATAACCAGGGCGGTGTGATCGTCGGCAAGCAATTGCTGCTCGACGTCACTGGTGGCGACATCGACAACCGCGCCGGGCGCGTGCTGGGCGACCAGCTCGACGTACGCGCATCAGGCCTCGACAACCGCAGCGCCGGCCTGTTGGCCGGTGGCGCCCAGGGCGTGAGCCTGCTGCTCAAAGGCCCGGGCCAGTTGCTCAACGCCCAAGGCCGTATCCAGAGCGAAGGCCTGCTGCAACTGCAGGGCGAGCGTTTCGACAACAGCGCCGGCATCCTGCTGGGCCAGACCGTCGACGTGACCGCGCAGACCTTCAACAACAGCAACAAAGGTGCGCTGGTCAGCGATGGCGGCGACGTGGTGCTCAAGGTCAGCGACCTGCTCACCAACGTCGGCGGCCAGATCGACGCGGGTGAGCGCAGCGTGCTGGTCAAGCAACTCACCACCCTCAACAACGACGGCGGCACCCTGCGCGGCAAGCGCGTGGACATTGCCGCGCAGCACCTGAACAACGACAACGGCCAACTGCTGGCTGGCGCCGAAGGCGTGAGCTACAGCGGCCAGGACCTGAGCAACCGCAAGGGCCTGATCCTCAGCGGTGGCGCGCCCACCGTACTGACCACCGGCAGCCTGCAAAACCAGGACGGCACGGTGCAAGGCGACAGCCTGAACATCACCGCCGCCAGCGTCGACAACAGCAACGGCGGCCTGCTGGCGAGCCTGGTGGGTGACCTGCAGCTGACCGTGCAAGCCCTGGCCAACCGTGGCGGCAAACTGTTCGGCAAAGAACAGCTGGCCCTCAGCGGCGCCACCCTCGACAACAGCGCGGGCGGCCAGATCAGCGGCAACCAGCTCACCCTCACCTCCCGCGACACCCTCACCAACCAGGGCGGCCTGATCGAAGCCAACCAGGGCCTGACCCTCACCGGCGGCAACCTGGACAACAGCGCCAACGGCCAACTGCGCGCGCTGGGCGGTGCCAGCAGCAGCCTCAACCTCAGCGGCCAGGTGAACAACCAGAACGGCACTCTCGAATTCGGCAGCCAGGCCTTCAGCCTTGACGCAGCCAGCCTCAACAACCAGAGCGGTATGCTGCAACACGCCGGCACCGGCCTGTTCCACCTCAACACCGCCGGCCTCTCTGGCAGCCAGGGCAATATCCAGGGCATGGGCAGCGCCGACTGGGCGTTCGGTAAAGTCGACGGCCTGGGCCGCGTGCAACTCAACGAAGTGCTCACCTACAAGAGCGACCAGGCCCTGGCCCTCAAGGCCGGCGACCGCATGGCCAGCGCCAAGGGCTTGATCCTCAATGTGGCCAGCCTGGACAACGGCGGCGAACTGCTCAGCGACGGTGACATCAGCATCACCACTGGCGATATCAACAACAGTGGCCGCGTCTCGGCCCTGCAAACCCTCACCGTCGCCGCGAACAACCTCAACCAGAACGGCGGCCGCCTGGCGGCAACCAATGCCCGCCTGTCCCTCAACGGCACCCTGGCCAACCTCGGTTTCCTCACCGCCCGCCAGCAACTGGATATCGCCGCCGCGCAAATCGACAACCGCGGCACCCTCGGTGCCCAGGGCGCGGTGAACCTCACTGCGGTCAACGGCATCACCAATGCGGCCGATTCGCTGTTGTTCAGCGGCGGCGACATGACCTTGCGCAGCAATGGCTTCAGCAACAGCTATGGCGACGTCTACAGCAAAGGCGACTTGAGCTTCGCCGCACGGGATGGCGGGCGTGCCGTGCTGTTCAGCAACCGTTCCGGCACCGTGGAAAGCGAAGGTTCGATCGGCATCAATGCAGGCTTTATCGAAAACGCCAAGGACGAATTCGAACTCGGGCAGACGCTCACCACCGGTAGCTTGTATTGGGTTTGTTCGCAACACTGCGGCGAGAAAGACGACTGGGAACGTGGCGAGATCACCATCTACGAAACGTACCTTGAGGCGGCGACCAAGGACTCAGTATCGGCGCGCCTGGTGGCTGGCAAAAACATGCTGCTGCAAGGCGACAATGTGCAGAACCGCTACAGCCTGATGGCCGCCAATGGCGACCTGAGCATCACCGCCGGTGACCTGCTCAATCAGGGCGCGGCCACGCGCACGGGGCAGCGCAAGATTGTCGTCAACACGCCGGGGCACGTTCCCGACGATTTGTTTGAGCGCATGCGCTATGTCGACGTTCCCGCGTTCAATGCGGCCACGGCGGCGGGCAATTTCGATAAGGCGCGCTTCGAAGAACTGAAAAACCGTTCGCCCAATAGCTGGCCTTTCGTCCACTCAAGCGACGTCACCACCTGGACCGACAACGGCGGCCCTGGCTACGACGCCACCCTGCAAGCCGGCGGCACGGTCAACCTCAACGTCGCCCGCACCCTGCAAAACGGCACGCTGCACAACAACACCCTGGCCCAGTTGACCGGCACCCTCGGCGACGACCAGACCGGCATCCCCGTCGGCGGCATCAACATCAACCTGAGCAAACACGCCAACGACCCGAGCGCCCAGGCGCCCGGCAGCGTGTTGCCTGTAGTGGGCGTGGCCCCCGGCGGTGGCTTCGTGCCCGTGGACTACACCGGCACCGCCTTCGCCCCGGTCGACCCCACCACCTCGCCCACCTTCCAACTGCCCAAGGGCGAGTACGGCCTGTTCGTCAAGAACGCCGACCCCACCAGCCACTACCTGATCGAGACCAACCCCGAGTTCACCTCGGTGTCGGGTTTCTTCAGCTCCGACTACATGCTCGGCAAACTCGGCTTCAACTCCGATAACGCCTGGCGCCGCCTCGGTGACGGCCAGTACGAAACCCGCCTGATCCGCGACGCCGTGCTCGCGCAAACCGGCCAACGCTTCCTCGCCGGCGGCCTGTACAGCGACGCCGACCAGTTCCGTTACCTGATGGACAACGCACTGGCCAGCAAAGACGCCCTGCGCCTGAGCCTCGGCGTGTCCCTCACCGGCCAGCAGGTCGGCGCCCTGACCCACGACATCGTGTGGATGGAAAACCGCGTCATCGACGGCCAGACCGTGCTCGTCCCGGTGCTCTACCTGGCCCAGGCCGACTCGCGCAACGTGCGCGGCAACAGCCTGATCCAGGGCCGCGACCTCAACCTGGTCACCGGCGGCGACCTGATCAACGTCGGCACCCTGCGCGCCAGCAACAACCTGTCCGCCGTCAGCAGGGGCAGTATCTACACCGGCGGCCTGGTCGAAGCCGGCAACAACCTGAACCTGCTGGCCCAGGACAGTATCCGCAACGCCATGGCCGGTGAAATCCGCGGCAAGCAAGTCAGCCTCACCGCACTCAAAGGCGATGTCATCAACGACAACACCGCCATCCAGGTACGTGACGGCGCCGGCATGCGCACCCTCACCGACAACAGCGCCGGCACCATCGTCGCCCGCGAAAACCTCGCCATCGACGCCGGCCGCGACCTCACCAACCGCGGTGCCCTCACCGCTGGCAACGACGCTAACTTAACCGCCGGCCGCGACCTCAACCTCATCGCCGCCAGCGACACCAGCGTCAAGCACGAGACCCGCGAAGGCGGCGAAAAATCCAGCATCACCACCGACGTCAAAAACCTCGCCGCCAGCGTCACGGCGGGCGGCAGCATCAACATGCAAGCCGGGCAAGACGTCAACATCATCGGCAGCAACGCCACCGCCGGCAAAGACCTCACCATTGCCGCCGGCCGCGACCTTAACGTTGCCTCGGTCAGCGACATGCACAACGTCGAAGGCAAGGAAAAGCACGGCAAAAAACGCATCAAGACCTCAGACGACCAGACCACCCAAGTGGCCAGCGTACTGACGGCGGGCGGGGACTTTGTCAGCCAGGCTGGGCGTGATACCACGATCGTGGCGAGCAGGATCAGTGCGGGGAATGAGGCTTATCTGTATAGCGGGGATAAGTTGAGTTTGTTGGCGGCGCAAAACAGCACCTACAGCCTTTATGACATGAAGGAGAAGGGTGGCTGGGGCGCGAAGAAGACCAAGCGAGATGAAGTGACCCACGTCACGAATGTGGGGACTGAGATCAAGACTGGTGGTGATCTGTCTCTGGTCAGTGGCGGTGATCAGTTGTATCAGCGGGCCAAGCTTGAGAGTGGGAAGGACCTGGCGATCACCAGTGGCGGTGCGGTGACGTTTGAGGCGGTCAAGGACCTGCACCAAGAGAGCCACGAGAAGAGCAAGGGTGACCTGGCGTGGACCAGCGCCAAGGGCAAGGGGAATACCGACGAGACGCTGCGTCAGAGTGAGTTGGTGGCGCAGGGCGAGCTGGCAATCAAGGCCGTGGACGGTTTGAAGATTGATGTAAGGCAGGTTAACCAGAACACGGTAAGCCAGACCATTGATGCGATGGTCCAGGCGGACCCAAGTCTCGCCTGGATCAAGCAAATGGAGCAGCGCGGCGATGTTGACTGGCGCGAGGTCAAAGAGCTGCACGACAGCTTCAAATACAGCAATTCTGGCCTGGGCGCCGGCGCGCAAATTGTCATAGCGATCATTGTTACCTACTTCACGATGGGGGCTGCCAGCGGTGCAATCGCCGCTGCCGGGACGGGCACCTCAATGGCCGGGGCCACGGCTGCTGCCACTGCCGGGTCTGCCGCAGGCTGGGCCAATGCTGCGGGCAGCGTTGTGCTTGCCGGGATGGCCAGTAATGGTGCGATCAGCACGATCAACAATCGTGGCAATTTAGGCGCAGTGTTCAAGGACGTTACCTCCAGCGATGCGATGCGGGGCTATGTTGTATCGGGTATTACTGCGGGACTAACCGCAGGGTTCTATGACGATTGGACCAGTACGCAGACAGGCACTACTACCGCGCTGCCTAACTCAGGCGCAGTGACGTCTGCTAGCCCATTGAGTACCTGGCAAGGCGTTGGTCAATTTACTGCGAATCAGGTTCTGCAAAACGGCACGTCGGCCATCCTGACTAAAGCGCTGGGAGGAGAGGCCAGCCTCGGGGATGCATTGCAAAGCAGCCTTGCCAATGCATTTGCTGCTTATGGCTTCAACATGATTGGTGATGTCTCCAAGAATCGGTTCGCCGACGGCGGTATCACCAAGATTGGGCTGCATGCATTGATGGGCGGGCTGGCAGCTGAAGCCGCTGGCGGCGATTTCCGTACTGGTGCGTTGGCAGCAGGTGTGAACGAAGCCCTGGTAGACAGCCTCGCTAAACAGTACGCCAGCATGCCGGAGGATAAGAGAAAGAGCTTGCTTGTGATGAGCTCGCAGTTGATTGGTGTGCTTGCGGCGTCGGTGGACAGTGATGCTGACGGTGAGAGTTTGCAAACCGGAGCATGGGTCGCGGGGAGTTCGACACAGTACAACTACCTAAATCATGAAGAAAACCAAGAGCGCTGGGCTGCTAAGAAAAAATGCCAGGGAGGAGATAGTGCTGCGTGTGGGCGTGCTGATGCTCTGGATGCTCTAGATAAAAATCGAGATTTGGCGCTAACCACGGCCTGCGGTGCGAATGGTGCCGGTGCTACCTGTCGTTCGTTACGGCGAGAAGCATCGGAGGCTGCTCGAAGCCTTGTGGTTGCGAGATTTGGACCTGAGGCCAAAGAGCAGGCTAAGCAAATTGAGCAGAATAAAGAGCTTGCGGCGTACTCCATAGAAGCGGAGCTTCGAAGCATTAAGCAAGTAGACAGCCCGATCGCGCTTGCTCAGACAGAACGCCTGGCTAAGCAGCTCGCAGAGTTTGGTTCAGACTTCATTCCGGTTTATGGCGATGCAAAGGGCTTTTATGAGGCTGAGGATCCTTTTGACTATGCAATGGCGAGTATTGGACTCATCCCGGGCGCTGGGGATGCGGCACAAAAAGTTTTAGGTAAGGCTAAAAAGCTGTATTTGGAAGGAAAGGTTGCTGAGTCTGCGGACTTGGTAGAAGAACTAGCAAAGAGCTTACCTTCAGGAGCAGGTCCTAAAAATCCACTTCTTGATGATTCGCTACCCCGAAGCGGTGATCGTTTAGTTGTAAATCAAGGGCCCGTGCCTACATGTGGTCACAACTCATGTGGCATGGTTTTGGATACCATGGGACATAAAGTAGACATAGGAAATCTGATTGAAAAACTTCCACCCGGAAAAGATGGGATTTTCCCTCAGGACGTTGCAAATTTGATGAAGTCGGAGGGTGTCAATACGGCAGTTTATGCAAGCCGTAACGTTGCTGATTTGGCAAGATACACAGCAAACGGAACGCCTGTTATTGTCCAAGTGGTGGATAAAGCAGCGGGTACCGGATTTTCCCATTTTGTTGTGGTCGACGGCATTACGACCAGAAATGGCGTTTCTGTCGTAGCAGTTCGTGATCCCCATGGTAAGCAGTATTTTAGCCCTGCGACTACTTTTGAGAAGAATTTTTCAGGTTATGTTGTTGTTCCAAAGGATGCTCTTAAATGA
- a CDS encoding transposase — protein sequence MARRPRVLLPGIPLHIIQRGNNRSACFYSGEDYIFYIDTLAVLAQLYGCKVHAFCLMTNHVHLLLTPTCCVGAGLLMKGVGQRYVQYINRTYQRTGTLWEGRFRSCLVQQDNYVLACYRYIEMNPVRAGMVAHPGDYRWNSYRANAQGELSGFISPHVVYSELGSGTAQRAEAYRSIFKDLLSPVLIEKIRSSTNGNYVLGDQKFASEIANVLGRRVSPGMSGRPKCVR from the coding sequence ATGGCTCGCCGTCCTAGGGTTTTACTGCCGGGTATCCCGTTGCATATTATACAGCGGGGAAATAATCGGTCTGCGTGTTTTTATTCAGGTGAAGACTACATTTTTTACATTGATACATTAGCCGTGCTTGCTCAACTGTATGGCTGTAAAGTTCACGCATTTTGCTTGATGACAAATCACGTTCATCTGTTGTTGACTCCCACCTGCTGCGTAGGGGCTGGCCTACTTATGAAGGGGGTGGGGCAGCGATATGTCCAATATATCAATCGAACATATCAACGAACGGGTACATTGTGGGAAGGCCGTTTCCGCTCCTGTTTGGTTCAACAAGACAACTATGTTTTAGCTTGCTATCGATATATCGAAATGAACCCGGTCAGAGCGGGTATGGTTGCCCATCCGGGCGATTATCGCTGGAACAGCTATAGGGCAAACGCACAAGGCGAGCTATCAGGCTTCATAAGCCCGCATGTGGTTTATAGCGAGTTAGGTAGCGGCACCGCGCAACGAGCCGAAGCTTACCGGTCTATATTCAAGGATCTGCTTTCACCTGTATTGATAGAAAAAATCCGATCTTCTACTAACGGTAATTACGTTTTAGGCGATCAGAAGTTTGCGTCCGAGATCGCGAATGTTTTAGGTAGGAGAGTTTCACCGGGTATGTCAGGACGCCCGAAATGTGTGAGGTAA
- a CDS encoding SMI1/KNR4 family protein has translation MDIKTFLKSKKEEHLLDGLAAVDDVSLNAIRVGHKNAPDDYLEFLQEFGSGEIETAGFMLYNGLLEASDIFDDETAAQFESVMIFGDDMQGRCVGFDKNDKWAVVEIDSAGMSVKKLCETFSLFVYSLLG, from the coding sequence GTGGACATTAAAACTTTTTTGAAGAGTAAGAAAGAAGAGCATTTGCTTGATGGTTTGGCTGCTGTAGATGATGTAAGCCTTAATGCCATAAGGGTAGGGCATAAAAATGCTCCTGATGATTACTTAGAGTTTTTGCAGGAGTTCGGAAGTGGGGAAATTGAAACAGCCGGATTTATGCTTTATAACGGCCTCCTAGAAGCAAGTGACATTTTTGATGATGAGACTGCGGCGCAATTCGAAAGTGTTATGATTTTTGGCGATGATATGCAGGGCCGATGCGTCGGTTTTGATAAAAATGATAAATGGGCTGTAGTGGAAATAGACTCTGCAGGTATGAGTGTTAAAAAGTTATGTGAAACATTTTCTTTGTTCGTTTATAGTTTGCTGGGGTGA
- a CDS encoding SCO4402 family protein encodes MEKLELSELKFPSMREELISYLSGLSDLDYQYQAWVERSSPGLDYDELNYTIHFLYDDTGLAENASDWIGLVLRDEKEARSVENVVGALDVVFDKYGTELSDKEYLEKREWSWVVRASKDALTILLSK; translated from the coding sequence ATGGAAAAGCTGGAACTCTCCGAACTAAAATTTCCTAGTATGAGAGAGGAGCTTATCTCATACTTGAGTGGGTTGTCAGACCTTGACTATCAATACCAGGCTTGGGTAGAACGGTCATCGCCGGGGTTAGATTATGACGAGTTAAATTACACAATACATTTTTTATACGATGACACGGGGTTAGCTGAAAACGCTTCCGATTGGATAGGTTTGGTCCTGAGGGATGAAAAAGAAGCAAGGTCCGTTGAAAATGTAGTAGGTGCACTTGATGTGGTTTTTGATAAGTATGGTACTGAACTTTCTGACAAAGAATATTTAGAAAAAAGAGAGTGGTCGTGGGTGGTTAGAGCGTCTAAGGATGCTCTAACTATTCTGCTTTCAAAATAG
- a CDS encoding DUF2846 domain-containing protein: MQADVANYSLPKAAVADKGLVYVVRPSNVGMMVRFNIFLDDKEANSEMGYNRGNQYIYFFVTPGKHVISSKAENWADMPIDVKAGEVVYLKQEVEMGFAVARNSLKTLSEVEGRYLVKDASLGTIAKESK, translated from the coding sequence ATGCAGGCCGACGTGGCGAACTACTCGTTGCCCAAGGCTGCCGTGGCCGATAAAGGTTTGGTGTACGTCGTGCGCCCTAGCAACGTCGGGATGATGGTGCGGTTCAACATTTTCCTGGATGACAAGGAAGCCAACTCGGAGATGGGTTACAACCGTGGTAACCAGTACATCTATTTTTTCGTGACGCCGGGCAAGCACGTAATCAGCTCCAAGGCTGAAAACTGGGCGGACATGCCGATCGACGTCAAGGCGGGTGAGGTGGTTTACCTCAAGCAGGAAGTCGAAATGGGCTTCGCCGTAGCGCGCAACAGTCTCAAAACACTGAGCGAAGTCGAAGGCCGTTACTTGGTGAAAGATGCTTCCTTGGGCACCATTGCCAAAGAAAGCAAATGA